A region from the Medicago truncatula cultivar Jemalong A17 chromosome 6, MtrunA17r5.0-ANR, whole genome shotgun sequence genome encodes:
- the LOC11442457 gene encoding DNA-directed RNA polymerases II and V subunit 8A, with protein MSELLFDDFFKIVDVNPNGEKYDKVSRIVARSEKHGMHMLLDVNTEIYPMDRKEKFLLALSPSLVLNTKDGPVSIQEKFEYIMYGRLYDIKADGLSRSPPEVEVYASFGGLQLMLRGDPSHCVKFAVDQKLFLLIRKLES; from the exons ATGAGCGAGCTTCTTTTCGATGACTTTTTTAAGATTGTGGATGTAAACCCAAATGGTGAAAAGTATGACAAGG TTTCTCGGATTGTTGCACGTAGCGAGAAGCATGGCATGCACATGCTTCTAGATGTAAATACAGAGATTTATCCTATGGACAGAAAGGAAAAATTCTTGCTGGCTTTATCTCCATCTCTTGTTTTAAATACCAAG GATGGCCCTGTTTCAATTCAAGAGAAGTTCGAATATATCATGTATGGAAGATTATATGACATTAAAGCTGATGGACTTTCACGTTCCCCACCTGAAGT GGAGGTATATGCATCATTTGGTGGACTTCAGCTGATGCTGAGAGGCGATCCTTCCCACTGTGTCAAGTTTGCAGTCGATCAGAAGTTGTTTTTACTAATAAGGAAGCTTGAAAGTTGA
- the LOC11442666 gene encoding programmed cell death protein 4, with the protein MKSTGKSHKSTTGKSSSASESRKDRKSSSGMSGSPKKGGHGGKFTWIGSDHLQIGAENEAALDSKDPNFEDHEEIIVADTDTVAAAVTV; encoded by the coding sequence ATGAAATCCACCGGAAAAAGCCACAAATCCACCACCGGAAAATCCTCCTCCGCATCAGAATCTCGCAAAGATCGCAAATCATCCTCTGGAATGAGCGGTTCACCGAAGAAAGGAGGTCACGGAGGGAAGTTCACATGGATCGGATCTGATCACCTTCAGATCGGTGCTGAAAACGAAGCTGCTTTGGATTCTAAGGATCCGAATtttgaagatcatgaagaaatCATCGTCGCCGACACTGACACCGTCGCCGCCGCTGTTACCGTTTGA